The following proteins are co-located in the Dromiciops gliroides isolate mDroGli1 chromosome 2, mDroGli1.pri, whole genome shotgun sequence genome:
- the TMEM254 gene encoding transmembrane protein 254 isoform X3: MEAAGSGAAYFMRGSLFTFSVILVSFSYYTWVAFWPQSVPYQKLGPLGSFSQYLVDNHLEFIRRGYWLAWLIHVGESIYAMILCNRKGITDGWARVLWFLQTFFFGFASLSILLAYKPHHHKKK; this comes from the exons ATGGAGGCAGCGGGGAGCGGTGCAGCCTACTTCATGAGAGGCAGCCTCTTCACGTTCTCAGTCATCTTGGTGTCCTTTAGTTACTACACG TGGGTCGCTTTCTGGCCTCAGAGCGTACCCTATCAAAAACTTGGACCTCTCGGGTCCTTTTCTCAGTACTTGGTGGATAACCATCTGGAATTCATACGTCGTGG GTATTGGCTTGCCTGGTTGATTCATGTGGGAGAATCCATATATGCTATGATACTATGCAA taGAAAAGGTATCACAGATGGCTGGGCCCGAGTGCTATGGTTCCTGCAAACATTTTTCTTTGGATTTGCTTCTCTTAGCATCTTACTTGCATACAAGCCTCATCATcacaagaaaaagtga
- the TMEM254 gene encoding transmembrane protein 254 isoform X2 encodes MEAKKEKGSELASVYFRRGSPVGIVITAIGLGYFAWVAFWPQSVPYQKLGPLGSFSQYLVDNHLEFIRRGYWLAWLIHVGESIYAMILCKKGITDGWARVLWFLQTFFFGFASLSILLAYKPHHHKKK; translated from the exons ATGGAGGCGAAGAAAGAGAAAGGTTCGGAACTGGCTAGCGTTTACTTCCGGAGGGGCAGCCCGGTAGGCATAGTGATCACCGCCATAGGTCTGGGATACTTCGCG TGGGTCGCTTTCTGGCCTCAGAGCGTACCCTATCAAAAACTTGGACCTCTCGGGTCCTTTTCTCAGTACTTGGTGGATAACCATCTGGAATTCATACGTCGTGG GTATTGGCTTGCCTGGTTGATTCATGTGGGAGAATCCATATATGCTATGATACTATGCAA AAAAGGTATCACAGATGGCTGGGCCCGAGTGCTATGGTTCCTGCAAACATTTTTCTTTGGATTTGCTTCTCTTAGCATCTTACTTGCATACAAGCCTCATCATcacaagaaaaagtga
- the TMEM254 gene encoding transmembrane protein 254 isoform X1, protein MEAKKEKGSELASVYFRRGSPVGIVITAIGLGYFAWVAFWPQSVPYQKLGPLGSFSQYLVDNHLEFIRRGYWLAWLIHVGESIYAMILCNRKGITDGWARVLWFLQTFFFGFASLSILLAYKPHHHKKK, encoded by the exons ATGGAGGCGAAGAAAGAGAAAGGTTCGGAACTGGCTAGCGTTTACTTCCGGAGGGGCAGCCCGGTAGGCATAGTGATCACCGCCATAGGTCTGGGATACTTCGCG TGGGTCGCTTTCTGGCCTCAGAGCGTACCCTATCAAAAACTTGGACCTCTCGGGTCCTTTTCTCAGTACTTGGTGGATAACCATCTGGAATTCATACGTCGTGG GTATTGGCTTGCCTGGTTGATTCATGTGGGAGAATCCATATATGCTATGATACTATGCAA taGAAAAGGTATCACAGATGGCTGGGCCCGAGTGCTATGGTTCCTGCAAACATTTTTCTTTGGATTTGCTTCTCTTAGCATCTTACTTGCATACAAGCCTCATCATcacaagaaaaagtga